The genomic segment CTGGTCATAATGATGATGGTGTTTTTGAAATTGACCACATGCCCTTTATTGTCCGTGAGCCGCCCATCGTCTAAGACTTGGAGCAAAATGTTAAAGACATCAGGGTGCGCTTTTTCAATCTCGTCCAGAAGGATAACCGAGAACGGGCGGCGACGCACAGCCTCCGTGAGCTGACCGCCTTCTTCATAGCCGACATAGCCGGGCGGCGCACCAATCAGCCGACTGACGCTATGCGCTTCCATATACTCCGACATATCAATGCGAATGAGCGCATTTTCGTCGTTGAAGAGGTATTCTGCAAGGCTGCGTGCCAGCTCAGTTTTGCCCACGCCCGTAGTGCCAAGAAAAATAAACGAGCCAATCGGACGGCGTTCATCGCTGAGTCCAGCACGGGCGCGTCGCACGGCTTCGCTAATTGCACGAATCGCATCGTTCTGACCCACTACGCGCTTATGCAGCTCTTCTTCCATCCGCAAGAGTTTCTGGCGCTCTGACTGCAACATTTTTGCCACAGGAATGCCCGTCCACTTCGAGACCACCTCTGCAATTTCCTCTGCACCAATTTCTTCCTTCATCATCGCACCGTTGCGCTGCATCTCTTCCATTTTTCGTTTAGCCTCATCGAGCTGCTTTTGCAGCGTAACAATTCTGCCATACCGAATTTCAGCGACCTTGCCAAAATCGCCCTGTCGCTCATACTCTTCGGCTTGCACCTTTGCTTGCTCAATCTCTTCCTTTAGCTGGCGAATGCGCATAATGACTTCTTTCTCAGCCTGCCACTTGGCTTGAATGCGAGCTTGTTCCTCACGCAAATTCGCAAGTTCCTTTTCAATCTCAGCAAGCCGCTGCTCGACTTCATGTTGCAATGCTTCTTTAACTGCCATAGCAAGAAAGTTTAGGTTTGAAAAACAAGTGTGCAACGCAAAGATACCGACTATTTTACAAAGAGAGCATTCGTTGCACGGAATCTACGAGCACTAATTCAATTGTGCAGCAATTAAATCTTTGAACTTTGCCATGGCGTCGGGCAGTTTGGCTGGGTTTTTACCGCCAGCTGTAGCAAGCTGCGGTCGTCCGCCACCGCCGCCTTCCACGATTTTGGCTACATCTCCAATGAGCTTGCCAGCGTGCAACTTCTTTTGCTGCACAAGGTCATCGGAGACCACTGCAACCAGCGAGACTTTGCCGTCAATCACTGTGCCTAAGAGGGCTGCGCCTCGCTTCAATTTCTGACGCGCCATTTCCGCAATGCCTTGCAATTCATCAACACTTTGCACCCAATCAATCTGGCGGGTAACGACATCGACGTCGGAGATTTGTTCAGACGCCTCGAGAATGTCATTGAGCTTAAACTGTGCTGTCTCCAAACGCAATTTTTCAATCTGCTTCTCAAGGGTGCGTTTTTCTTCTAAGAGCTTGCGCACGCGCTCAATCGCTTCGCTCTCAGAGGGTGCATTAAGCAGTTGCTTCAAGGTGTGGAGTTGAGCAAACTCGGTGCGAAACAGTTCCTCAGCTGCTTTGCCTGTTACGGCTTCAATGCGGCGCACACCAGAAGCAATAGACGACTCACTAACGATTTTGAAAATCCCAATTTGACCAATGTTGTCCAGATGTGTGCCGCCGCAAAATTCAATAGAAAAGTCAGGGATTTCAAGCACACGCACGCGCTCACCGTACTTGTCACCGAAAAACGCCAGAGCGCCCATTCGCTTGGCTTCGTCAAATGGAATGTCTACGTGCTTAATTGTGGCTTTGGCTGTGCGGATTTGTTCATTGACCAAGCGTTCAAT from the Chloroherpetonaceae bacterium genome contains:
- a CDS encoding AAA family ATPase produces the protein MAVKEALQHEVEQRLAEIEKELANLREEQARIQAKWQAEKEVIMRIRQLKEEIEQAKVQAEEYERQGDFGKVAEIRYGRIVTLQKQLDEAKRKMEEMQRNGAMMKEEIGAEEIAEVVSKWTGIPVAKMLQSERQKLLRMEEELHKRVVGQNDAIRAISEAVRRARAGLSDERRPIGSFIFLGTTGVGKTELARSLAEYLFNDENALIRIDMSEYMEAHSVSRLIGAPPGYVGYEEGGQLTEAVRRRPFSVILLDEIEKAHPDVFNILLQVLDDGRLTDNKGHVVNFKNTIIIMTSNLGAHLIQDQMQLLNDSNREEILSRLRVELFELLRKKMRPEFLNRIDEVIVFAPLTRDEIAAIVDIQFQRIAETAKKQNITLKLSPEAKDWLGQLGYDPSFGARPLKRVMQKYITNALAERILKGEISEGDTVEVVLKDRQIEFVKR